The following proteins come from a genomic window of Crassostrea angulata isolate pt1a10 chromosome 1, ASM2561291v2, whole genome shotgun sequence:
- the LOC128184422 gene encoding uncharacterized protein LOC128184422 codes for MLEIWEFVLILVGAEAFVGIVAGIFFWRKHVDKKTENGSQKDLLENLPEEINLDDLYEAEEIEVGVPAQSHLNFNGVVELKTFRRLSSVSDFRENSSIESTTRRTSILSNVALPDVDPCPAPMILASNNDTYYADDRSLTDIRPPSYHTRMSYTHSMTGNELTPVNTPSPSRFRKALDINQNSTRGLSRPKMGDPTPFSFFSENTIASTQSGESVQAKW; via the exons ATGTTGGAGATTTGGGAGTTTGTATTAATTTTGGTTGGCGCTGAAGCATTCGTCGGTATTGTCGCCGGAATATTCTTTTGGAGGAAACACGTCGACAAAAA gACAGAAAATGGATCTCAGAAAGATCTCTTGGAAAATCTTCCAGAAGAAATAAATCTGGATGATTTGTACGAAGCAGAGGAAATTGAAGTTGGTGTACCTGCGCAAAGTCATCTCAATTTTAATGGCGTTGTGGAACTAAAAACGTTCCGAAGACTAAGCAGTGTGTCTGATTTTCGAGAGAATTCGTCTATAGAGTCCACAACGCGTAGAACCAGCATCCTGAGCAACGTTGCGCTTCCCGACGTCGATCCTTGCCCAGCACCGATGATTCTCGCCTCCAATAACGACACTTATTACGCAGACGACAGATCTTTGACCGACATTCGTCCTCCATCGTATCACACTCGAATGTCTTACACACACTCCATGACTGGTAACGAGCTTACACCGGTAAACACACCGAGCCCTTCCAGATTTAGGAAAGCTCTGGACATCAACCAGAACTCAACAAGAGGGCTATCGAGACCAAAAATGGGAGATCCGACgccattttcatttttctcag AAAATACAATTGCATCAACTCAAAGCGGTGAATCAGTCCAAGCGAAGTGGTAG
- the LOC128184411 gene encoding von Willebrand factor A domain-containing protein 7-like: MLVWTISTLLLYGVSAFIPNAFTPYITDKDFTHQDLTEQGILLAVAEYFESKPAPGKSTPPTAGSLTGISNITARKLFDAYYGSYVPETKLQSAIDDIVNYNTRVEHENSAKAAWHFNGEQITQGNDILLRLRSEAFDALNVSQPNYATARHVIGQYLHVLQDFYSNTNWNKINPSSYYSDLGIPGKTLRQVSGPSEDTCKNCGQTLPCLFDPPLLSTTKITSGYRSGQDIVKPSKPTTDTQGKCSHGGKFDTSATTSAAVGGINKETVTADYSPLFQEHGAVADLAIKHTTFFFAGQTNSLRTVFGDGKFESLLQLHAGVSLCFVIDTSVSTERDAIRQEIQKLISAGSNPYNYILVYTNDGQTSPTVITKTNGNDILTAFGSINIASNRSCTFSISGTEAAATVAEYGSKIYVFSDAVPRNDVTIRYIQAMQSEKDLTISLLLTGQCKQKRSIGNWSILSQTKHTKAKPFHIYHQFLVQKGTNWIRTSHPPTGQRVVLSVRISDPATVLGLHLIEIANFKKALRKLNRSRIPGIYLTLIDKFPDVENFVIFVEGFDKDGKTFRVKTQEI, translated from the exons ATGCTCGTCTGGACCATCAGTACGCTTTTGCTGTACGGCGTGAGTGCGTTCATACCAAACGCATTTACACCTTATATCACTGACAAAGACTTCACCCATCAGGACCTAACAGAACAAGGTATCTTATTAGCGGTGGCTGAGTATTTTGAGAGCAAACCCGCCCCCGGTAAATCCACACCCCCCACTGCTGGATCGCTGACGGGGATATCCAATATAACCGCAAGGAAACTATTTGACGCTTATTATGGAT CGTATGTCCCAGAGACAAAATTGCAGTCTGCCATTGACGACATCGTGAACTACAACACAAGGGTGGAGCATGAGAATTCTGCTAAAGCCGCCTGGCACTTCAACGGAGAACAAATCACCCAAG GAAACGACATTTTGCTGAGGCTGCGGTCGGAGGCATTTGATGCTTTGAACGTCTCTCAACCAAACTATGCAACTGCTCGCCACGTGATTGGTCAATATTTGCATGTTCTGCAAGACTTTTATAGCAACACGAATTGGAACAAAATTAATCCTTCAAGTTATTACAGTGATTTGG GAATTCCTGGGAAAACTTTGCGTCAAGTGTCAGGTCCCAgtgaagatacatgtaaaaattgcgG ACAGACTCTTCCCTGCTTATTTGATCCTCCACTGTTATCCACTACCAAGATAACAAGTGGATACAGAAGTGGACAAGACATTGTTAAACCATCAA AGCCGACAACTGATACACAGGGAAAATGTAGTCATGGCGGGAAATTTGACACCAGCGCCACAACATCTGCGGCGGTTGGAGGAATCAACAAAGAGACAGTAACTGCTGATTATTCCCCGTTATTCCAAGAACACGGAGCAGTTGCTGATTTGGCAATTAAGcacacaacatttttttttgctgggcaaa ccAATAGTCTGAGAACAGTATTTGGAGATGGTAAATTTGAAAGTTTGCTCCAACTTCATGCCGGAGTATCATTGTGTTTCGTCATTGATACCAGTGTTTCAACTGAAAGAGATGCCATCAGGCAGGAAATTCAGAAACTGATATCCGCAGGAAGCAACCCATATAACTATATACTTGTTTATACTAATGATG GTCAAACAAGTCCGACTGTAATAACTAAAACAAATGGCAATGATATTTTGACTGCATTTGGATCCATCAACATAGCCAGCAACCGTTCATGCACTTTCTCTATATCGGGAACCGAAGCAG cTGCCACAGTGGCGGAGtatggttcaaaaatttatgTGTTCAGCGATGCAGTACCTAGAAACGACGTCACAATACGATATATTCAAGCGATGCAGAGTGAGAAAGACCTTACAATTTCCCTCCTGTTAACAggccaatgtaaacaaaaacgaTCGATAG GTAATTGGTCAATTCTATCTCAGACAAAACATACGAAAGCTAAACCGTTCCACATTTACCATCAGTTCCTGGTTCAAAAAGGGACAAACTGGATCCGAACCTCTCATCCACCTACAG gaCAGAGGGTCGTATTGTCAGTAAGAATAAGCGATCCAGCAACTGTATTAGGATTACATTTGATCGAAATTGCGAATTTCAAGAAAGCGCTCAGAAAACTTAATCGAAGTCGAATACCTGGAATTTATTTGACTTTAATAGACAAATTCCCAGAT GTCgagaattttgttatttttgtggAGGGCTTTGACAAGGATGGGAAAACATTTCGCGTGAAAACACAAGAAATCTGA
- the LOC128184395 gene encoding von Willebrand factor A domain-containing protein 7-like isoform X2 encodes MRFHVRVLQWIMIFIMETNAFYPNSLVPFLSDGDYTHESITEFGISRVIQELRNQAGRSFPVPHNRGFVPKFSLDEIMMSINNVHKNYKNDPMWHFNNEQIVEANEKLKHYRRIVLDVLQSPNPDFSEARKYFGFCLHLLQSFYSNTNWVELNGQALYRDLGLPGKQLLPISPTEKSTCIACSTEEDIDGCADNLIDNGDLLTSGYRSDIDSNDQTGSQIAPRFGKCGHSESLFRTTQKLTVVNGGINKETTNPQLSPHFRLHNSAASAAIDHTSFFLIDKQNGIIKDIGQRKLELLLGLIKEETLVFIIDTSPGMSTEVEALDKFIQSVSRSSSPASYKFVLATVGKDVENIDINYFSTVFEMRKAVSKILFDTQPYCDKPILEAINMVSKVVPKLSNVYIFTDSVPSARNEESPDLEAKKLVMNFYLKETLSRQRRSAFSVPISFSQIASSSGGQIYTGISSLNLLNIGSSLDPEVTIVKLDFPGGFGGFSTLSVPADSTITKLIIKIDGISALPTSRIKDQNGNLLYAGANGQTNITESDFGTVTLMEIVNPTPGLYFIEKIINTYWKVEVRAVSELDFSAQLMMSDANSYALTEIEGRPTVGENVTVIVTVSLPENVTSVSDLVLLNSKGTTLTNSKLQKYSGHKQGVYYCNVIIPPEDFQIAIDGEDGQATQFRRLHTKLISPVLIKLDIHPFPNPLYTGRNFIIQYTVTNLGAGLTEILTSIRDSQHFAVSPFNKTHQLAAGANITDMFVLHGGATPGITTSVTITAEPLTSGNSNFQYSIFSLTTEDPSNKTPDTTPPDCNVTKVIGSCSGVTQCDCNMTVVTTKLEIFDIGEGIKTISYGGSGGNGVNFTHKPFIAGLELSQGTVIAKLVADCCRASEDITLTDWTSTSTCTVPVNPSWTPGPCTTTPPPTTTTGPTTDSSTSVTTDSSTSNAGTTSVGSSNGQTGGGSVTSTLSVTQTGSNAAASQSGSVYPTSGSSVVTTTVTSVSSSSNSNGSENGLSTTWKIVIATSATAISVAALFTGGILLRKKFTSVSPN; translated from the exons ATGAGATTCCACGTAAGAGTTCTACAATGGATAATGATTTTTATCATGGAAACGAATGCTTTTTACCCAAACTCTCTTGTGCCATTTTTGTCCGATGGAGATTATACACACGAAAGTATTACAGAGTTTGGAATATCGCGAGTTATACAGGAACTAAGGAACCAGGCAGGGAGAAGCTTCCCGGTACCTCACAATCGAG GATTTGTACCGAAGTTTTCCTTGGATGAAATCATGATGTCGATAAACAATGTCCATAAAAACTATAAGAATGACCCCATGTGGCATTTCAACAATGAACAGATTGTAGAAG CCAACGAAAAACTGAAGCACTATCGTCGCATTGTCTTAGATGTATTGCAATCTCCTAACCCAGACTTCTCCGAAGCGAGGAAATATTTTGGGTTTTGCCTGCACCTGTTACAATCTTTCTACAGCAACACGAACTGGGTAGAGCTAAATGGTCAGGCCCTTTACAGAGATTTGG GGTTACCCGGAAAACAACTTCTTCCCATTTCTCCAACAGAGAAGAGCACCTGTATAGCATGTAG CACTGAAGAGGACATTGATGGGTGTGCTGACAATTTGATAGATAACGGAGATCTCCTCACCAGTGGCTATCGCTCAGACATAGACAGCAATGATCAAACAG GAAGTCAAATTGCACCTCGTTTCGGAAAATGTGGACACAGTGAAAGCTTATTTCGTACAACACAAAAACTTACCGTGGTCAATGGCGGTATCAACAAAGAGACAACAAACCCCCAGTTGTCGCCACATTTCCGTCTCCACAACTCTGCCGCCTCAGCCGCAATTGACCATACTTCATTCTTTCTTATTGACAAAC aaaacgGCATTATAAAAGATATAGGACAGCGGAAACTCGAATTACTTCTTGGACTTATAAAAGAGGAAACGTTGGTTTTCATCATAGACACTTCTCCGGGAATGTCGACAGAAGTAGAGGCCTTAGACAAGTTCATACAATCTGTATCGAGATCATCAAGCCCTGCCAGTTACAAGTTTGTGTTGGCGACAGTAGGAAAAGATG TTGAAAACATTGatattaattacttttcaacGGTATTTGAAATGCGGAAAGCAGTATCTAAGATATTGTTTGATACTCAACCATACTGTGATAAGCCGATTCTAGAAGCAATTAACATGG TATCCAAAGTTGTACCGAAACTCTCCAATGTATACATATTTACGGATTCTGTACCATCAGCGAGGAACGAAGAAAGTCCCGATTTGGAAGCCAAAAAACTTGTTATGAATTTCTATCTGAAGGAGACAT TGTCTCGTCAACGTCGGAGTGCCTTTTCGGTTCCTATTAGCTTTTCTCAAATCGCCAGCAGCTCAGGGGGTCAGATATACACAGGCATATCATCGCTTAATTTGCTTAATATT GGTTCCTCTTTGGATCCAGAGGTGACAATAGTGAAGCTTGATTTTCCCGGTGGCTTCGGTGGCTTTAGTACTTTGTCTGTACCGGCTGATTCAACGATTACAAAACTTATCATTAAAATTGATGGAATATCGGCTTTACCTACATCCAGAATAAAAGACCAAAATG GTAACCTTTTGTACGCCGGTGCCAATGGACAAACAAATATTACTGAATCCGATTTCGGGACCGTAACACTCATGGAAATAGTT AATCCTACACCGGGtctttatttcattgaaaaaataataaacaccTACTGGAAAGTGGAAGTACGAGCAGTGAGTGAACTCGACTTTAGCGCTCAACTTATGATGTCGGACGCCAACAGCTATGCCCTGACGGAGATCGAGGGGAGACCAACCGtgg GGGAAAACGTCACTGTTATTGTGACTGTGAGTTTACCCGAAAATGTCACTAGCGTGTCGGACCTGGTGCTCTTGAATAGCAAAGGAACCACATTGACCAACAGTAAATTACAGAAGTACTCTGGACACAAACAGGGGGTGTACTACTGCAACGTCATAATCCCGCCAGAA GATTTTCAAATTGCTATTGATGGAGAGGATGGGCAAGCGACACAATTCAGACGACTTCATACTAAACTTATTTCCCCAGTGCTGATAAAACTAGATATCCACCCGTTTCCAA ATCCTTTGTACACGGGGAGAAATTTCATAATTCAGTACACAGTCACAAACTTGGGGGCCGGTCTGACTGAAATACTGACAAGCATTAGGGACAGCCAACATTTCGCCGTTAGTCCCTTCAATAAGACACACCAGCTGGCAGCAGGGGCCAACATTACGGACATGTTTGTGCTCCACGGGGGAGCTACCCCAGGGATAACCAC ATCGGTGACCATCACCGCTGAGCCGCTGACGTCAGGGAATTCAAACTTCCAATACTCTATATTCTCTCTTACAACAGAAGACCCGAGTAACAAG ACTCCGGATACCACTCCACCGGATTGCAACGTTACGAAGGTCATCGGAAGCTGCAGTGGTGTCACGCAATGTGACTGCAACATGACAGTGGTCACAACGAAACTAGAGATCTTTGACATAGGAGAGGGCATCAAGACGATTTCCTACGGAGGGTCGGGAGGAAACGGTGTCAATTTTACACACAAACCATTCATCGCAGGACTTGAATTAAGCCAAGGAACTGTTATAGCAAAACTAGT TGCAGATTGTTGCCGGGCCTCGGAGGACATTACTTTGACTGACTGGACGtccacaagtacatgtactgtccCGGTGAATCCGTCATGGACCCCTGGACCATGCACAACGACCCCTCCCCCGACCACAACCACTGGTCCAACAACCGACTCCTCGACTTCTGTGACAACAGATTCCTCCACGTCTAATGCAGGAACTACAAGCGTCGGATCTAGTAACGGACAGACAGGCGGTGGAAGCGTGACGTCGACATTATCAGTAACACAGACAGGGTCAAATGCCGCTGCCTCCCAGAGTGGGAGTGTGTATCCAACTTCAGGTTCTTCAGTGGTTACCACGACTGTAACATCG GTTTCGTCCAGTTCCAATTCCAACGGAAGCGAAAATGGTTTGAGCACAACCTGGAAAATCGTCATTGCAACATCCGCCACAGCAATCTCTGTAGCGGCCTTGTTTACGGGAGGGATTCTATTGAGGAAAAAGTTCACCTCCGTGTCAccaaattga
- the LOC128184395 gene encoding von Willebrand factor A domain-containing protein 7-like isoform X1, whose product MRFHVRVLQWIMIFIMETNAFYPNSLVPFLSDGDYTHESITEFGISRVIQELRNQAGRSFPVPHNRGFVPKFSLDEIMMSINNVHKNYKNDPMWHFNNEQIVEANEKLKHYRRIVLDVLQSPNPDFSEARKYFGFCLHLLQSFYSNTNWVELNGQALYRDLGLPGKQLLPISPTEKSTCIACSTEEDIDGCADNLIDNGDLLTSGYRSDIDSNDQTGSQIAPRFGKCGHSESLFRTTQKLTVVNGGINKETTNPQLSPHFRLHNSAASAAIDHTSFFLIDKQNGIIKDIGQRKLELLLGLIKEETLVFIIDTSPGMSTEVEALDKFIQSVSRSSSPASYKFVLATVGKDVENIDINYFSTVFEMRKAVSKILFDTQPYCDKPILEAINMVSKVVPKLSNVYIFTDSVPSARNEESPDLEAKKLVMNFYLKETCNVPLVKTFRQKISHNIKKVSRQRRSAFSVPISFSQIASSSGGQIYTGISSLNLLNIGSSLDPEVTIVKLDFPGGFGGFSTLSVPADSTITKLIIKIDGISALPTSRIKDQNGNLLYAGANGQTNITESDFGTVTLMEIVNPTPGLYFIEKIINTYWKVEVRAVSELDFSAQLMMSDANSYALTEIEGRPTVGENVTVIVTVSLPENVTSVSDLVLLNSKGTTLTNSKLQKYSGHKQGVYYCNVIIPPEDFQIAIDGEDGQATQFRRLHTKLISPVLIKLDIHPFPNPLYTGRNFIIQYTVTNLGAGLTEILTSIRDSQHFAVSPFNKTHQLAAGANITDMFVLHGGATPGITTSVTITAEPLTSGNSNFQYSIFSLTTEDPSNKTPDTTPPDCNVTKVIGSCSGVTQCDCNMTVVTTKLEIFDIGEGIKTISYGGSGGNGVNFTHKPFIAGLELSQGTVIAKLVADCCRASEDITLTDWTSTSTCTVPVNPSWTPGPCTTTPPPTTTTGPTTDSSTSVTTDSSTSNAGTTSVGSSNGQTGGGSVTSTLSVTQTGSNAAASQSGSVYPTSGSSVVTTTVTSVSSSSNSNGSENGLSTTWKIVIATSATAISVAALFTGGILLRKKFTSVSPN is encoded by the exons ATGAGATTCCACGTAAGAGTTCTACAATGGATAATGATTTTTATCATGGAAACGAATGCTTTTTACCCAAACTCTCTTGTGCCATTTTTGTCCGATGGAGATTATACACACGAAAGTATTACAGAGTTTGGAATATCGCGAGTTATACAGGAACTAAGGAACCAGGCAGGGAGAAGCTTCCCGGTACCTCACAATCGAG GATTTGTACCGAAGTTTTCCTTGGATGAAATCATGATGTCGATAAACAATGTCCATAAAAACTATAAGAATGACCCCATGTGGCATTTCAACAATGAACAGATTGTAGAAG CCAACGAAAAACTGAAGCACTATCGTCGCATTGTCTTAGATGTATTGCAATCTCCTAACCCAGACTTCTCCGAAGCGAGGAAATATTTTGGGTTTTGCCTGCACCTGTTACAATCTTTCTACAGCAACACGAACTGGGTAGAGCTAAATGGTCAGGCCCTTTACAGAGATTTGG GGTTACCCGGAAAACAACTTCTTCCCATTTCTCCAACAGAGAAGAGCACCTGTATAGCATGTAG CACTGAAGAGGACATTGATGGGTGTGCTGACAATTTGATAGATAACGGAGATCTCCTCACCAGTGGCTATCGCTCAGACATAGACAGCAATGATCAAACAG GAAGTCAAATTGCACCTCGTTTCGGAAAATGTGGACACAGTGAAAGCTTATTTCGTACAACACAAAAACTTACCGTGGTCAATGGCGGTATCAACAAAGAGACAACAAACCCCCAGTTGTCGCCACATTTCCGTCTCCACAACTCTGCCGCCTCAGCCGCAATTGACCATACTTCATTCTTTCTTATTGACAAAC aaaacgGCATTATAAAAGATATAGGACAGCGGAAACTCGAATTACTTCTTGGACTTATAAAAGAGGAAACGTTGGTTTTCATCATAGACACTTCTCCGGGAATGTCGACAGAAGTAGAGGCCTTAGACAAGTTCATACAATCTGTATCGAGATCATCAAGCCCTGCCAGTTACAAGTTTGTGTTGGCGACAGTAGGAAAAGATG TTGAAAACATTGatattaattacttttcaacGGTATTTGAAATGCGGAAAGCAGTATCTAAGATATTGTTTGATACTCAACCATACTGTGATAAGCCGATTCTAGAAGCAATTAACATGG TATCCAAAGTTGTACCGAAACTCTCCAATGTATACATATTTACGGATTCTGTACCATCAGCGAGGAACGAAGAAAGTCCCGATTTGGAAGCCAAAAAACTTGTTATGAATTTCTATCTGAAGGAGACATGTAATGTTCCTTTAGTCAAGACTTTTAGACAAAAAATATCTCATAACAttaagaaag TGTCTCGTCAACGTCGGAGTGCCTTTTCGGTTCCTATTAGCTTTTCTCAAATCGCCAGCAGCTCAGGGGGTCAGATATACACAGGCATATCATCGCTTAATTTGCTTAATATT GGTTCCTCTTTGGATCCAGAGGTGACAATAGTGAAGCTTGATTTTCCCGGTGGCTTCGGTGGCTTTAGTACTTTGTCTGTACCGGCTGATTCAACGATTACAAAACTTATCATTAAAATTGATGGAATATCGGCTTTACCTACATCCAGAATAAAAGACCAAAATG GTAACCTTTTGTACGCCGGTGCCAATGGACAAACAAATATTACTGAATCCGATTTCGGGACCGTAACACTCATGGAAATAGTT AATCCTACACCGGGtctttatttcattgaaaaaataataaacaccTACTGGAAAGTGGAAGTACGAGCAGTGAGTGAACTCGACTTTAGCGCTCAACTTATGATGTCGGACGCCAACAGCTATGCCCTGACGGAGATCGAGGGGAGACCAACCGtgg GGGAAAACGTCACTGTTATTGTGACTGTGAGTTTACCCGAAAATGTCACTAGCGTGTCGGACCTGGTGCTCTTGAATAGCAAAGGAACCACATTGACCAACAGTAAATTACAGAAGTACTCTGGACACAAACAGGGGGTGTACTACTGCAACGTCATAATCCCGCCAGAA GATTTTCAAATTGCTATTGATGGAGAGGATGGGCAAGCGACACAATTCAGACGACTTCATACTAAACTTATTTCCCCAGTGCTGATAAAACTAGATATCCACCCGTTTCCAA ATCCTTTGTACACGGGGAGAAATTTCATAATTCAGTACACAGTCACAAACTTGGGGGCCGGTCTGACTGAAATACTGACAAGCATTAGGGACAGCCAACATTTCGCCGTTAGTCCCTTCAATAAGACACACCAGCTGGCAGCAGGGGCCAACATTACGGACATGTTTGTGCTCCACGGGGGAGCTACCCCAGGGATAACCAC ATCGGTGACCATCACCGCTGAGCCGCTGACGTCAGGGAATTCAAACTTCCAATACTCTATATTCTCTCTTACAACAGAAGACCCGAGTAACAAG ACTCCGGATACCACTCCACCGGATTGCAACGTTACGAAGGTCATCGGAAGCTGCAGTGGTGTCACGCAATGTGACTGCAACATGACAGTGGTCACAACGAAACTAGAGATCTTTGACATAGGAGAGGGCATCAAGACGATTTCCTACGGAGGGTCGGGAGGAAACGGTGTCAATTTTACACACAAACCATTCATCGCAGGACTTGAATTAAGCCAAGGAACTGTTATAGCAAAACTAGT TGCAGATTGTTGCCGGGCCTCGGAGGACATTACTTTGACTGACTGGACGtccacaagtacatgtactgtccCGGTGAATCCGTCATGGACCCCTGGACCATGCACAACGACCCCTCCCCCGACCACAACCACTGGTCCAACAACCGACTCCTCGACTTCTGTGACAACAGATTCCTCCACGTCTAATGCAGGAACTACAAGCGTCGGATCTAGTAACGGACAGACAGGCGGTGGAAGCGTGACGTCGACATTATCAGTAACACAGACAGGGTCAAATGCCGCTGCCTCCCAGAGTGGGAGTGTGTATCCAACTTCAGGTTCTTCAGTGGTTACCACGACTGTAACATCG GTTTCGTCCAGTTCCAATTCCAACGGAAGCGAAAATGGTTTGAGCACAACCTGGAAAATCGTCATTGCAACATCCGCCACAGCAATCTCTGTAGCGGCCTTGTTTACGGGAGGGATTCTATTGAGGAAAAAGTTCACCTCCGTGTCAccaaattga